A window of Fragaria vesca subsp. vesca linkage group LG7, FraVesHawaii_1.0, whole genome shotgun sequence contains these coding sequences:
- the LOC101302408 gene encoding uncharacterized protein LOC101302408, whose translation MSFFHKLLKQMQQQSQEDVEMMDAMMTTIMMTHLDTSDEPQGCGLRLGRSPNHPKHRVSGGISLMVDYFIEHPIFMAEKFRRMYRMHTHLFNRIMMALYNHDSYWHQRADAIGKLGLLPQQKITGALRMLAYGAAIDQCAEICRMGESTTLECMKKFCQ comes from the coding sequence ATGAGCTTTTTTCATAAATTGTTGAAGCAGATGCAACAACAAAGTCAAGAGGACGTTGAGATGATGGATGCCATGATGACGACCATAATGATGACACATCTTGATACTTCAGATGAACCACAAGGATGCGGTTTACGTCTTGGTCGCTCTCCTAATCACCCCAAACATAGGGTATCTGGGGGAATAAGTCTCATGGTAGATTACTTCATCGAGCATCCGATCTTTATGGCAGAAAAATTTCGTCGAATGTACCGAATGCACACCCATCTGTTCAACCGCATCATGATGGCTCTGTACAACCACGACTCTTATTGGCATCAAAGAGCAGATGCCATTGGAAAACTAGGGTTGCTGCCCCAACAAAAGATAACAGGTGCCCTCCGAATGTTGGCATACGGCGCAGCTATTGATCAGTGTGCTGAGATATGCAGGATGGGGGAATCAACTACACTAGAGTGCATGAAGAAGTTTTGCCAATAA
- the LOC101310161 gene encoding uncharacterized protein LOC101310161 translates to MASATAHAVMAANTLTRTFPAQKTTFFFSNRHHKTTHNLTLRASSDDADCNVEECAPEKEVGKVSVEWLAGEKTKVSGTFPPRNTRGWTGYVEKDTAGQTNIYSVEPAVYVAESVISSGSAGSSSDGSENTAAVAFGFALISIAAASSILFQVGKNNSPQIQKVEYSGPSLSYYINKFKPQEIIQASAPSVSESSSTVQPGSSVPEPSEVQLESEVQPVPSANGVSIIS, encoded by the exons ATGGCAAGTGCTACAGCCCATGCTGTTATGGCAGCCAACACATTGACACGCACATTCCCTGCCCAGAAGACCACCTTCTTCTTCTCCAATCGACATCACAAAACCACTCATAATCTCACTCTCAGAGCTTCCTCTGATGACGCCGACTGTAATGTGGAAGAATGTGCTCCTGAAAAAGAG GTCGGAAAGGTCAGCGTGGAGTGGTTGGCTGGTGAGAAGACAAAAGTATCAGGGACATTTCCTCCCCGTAATACTCGGGGTTGGACTGGATATGTTGAGAAGGACACCGCAGGGCAGACAAATATATATTCTGTGGAG CCTGCAGTATATGTAGCAGAAAGCGTAATAAGCTCAGGAAGTGCAGGTTCTTCTTCTGATGGAAGTGAGAACACAGCAGCAGTAGCTTTTGGATTTGCCCTTATATCTATCGCTGCAGCTTCCTCCATACTCTTCCAAGTAGGTAAGAACAATTCACCACAGATTCAGAAAGTAGAATACTCTGGGCCATCACTTAGTTACTACATCAACAAGTTCAAGCCACAAGAGATAATACAAGCCTCGGCGCCAAGTGTGAGTGAATCATCCTCAACAGTTCAGCCAGGAAGCTCTGTGCCAGAACCTTCCGAGGTTCAGCTTGAATCAGAAGTTCAGCCGGTGCCTTCTGCTAATGGTGTTAGCATTATCTCTTAG